From Proteiniborus sp. MB09-C3, the proteins below share one genomic window:
- a CDS encoding sugar transferase produces the protein MKTYIITKRILDFIFALILLIVTSPIMIIAAMAVKLESNGPILFTQKRPGKHGRIFRIYKFRTMRTETYDSRALNDIERITKVGSFLRRTSIDELPQLFNILRGEMSFIGPRPLLVGYLEYYSPRQMRRHEVMPGISGWAQVNGRNKLTWEQKFEYDVWYVDNVSLILDLKILWLTIYKVFIRKDINQNDDYTMEEFTGSKVL, from the coding sequence GTGAAGACTTATATAATTACTAAAAGAATATTAGATTTTATTTTTGCACTTATATTGTTGATAGTTACATCACCCATTATGATAATTGCGGCTATGGCAGTAAAGCTTGAATCAAATGGTCCTATTCTATTTACCCAAAAGAGACCAGGTAAGCATGGGAGAATATTCAGGATTTATAAATTTAGAACCATGAGGACTGAGACTTACGATAGCAGAGCACTCAATGATATAGAGAGAATTACAAAAGTTGGATCATTCTTAAGAAGAACGAGTATAGATGAGCTTCCACAGCTATTTAATATTTTACGTGGAGAAATGAGCTTCATAGGTCCCAGACCACTATTAGTTGGATATCTGGAATACTATTCGCCACGGCAAATGAGAAGGCATGAAGTAATGCCGGGTATTTCAGGCTGGGCTCAAGTAAATGGCAGGAATAAGCTTACTTGGGAACAGAAATTTGAATATGATGTATGGTATGTGGATAACGTTAGCTTGATATTGGATTTAAAGATACTTTGGTTAACTATATATAAGGTTTTTATAAGAAAAGATATTAATCAAAATGATGATTATACTATGGAGGAGTTTACTGGTTCTAAAGTACTGTAG
- a CDS encoding GNAT family N-acetyltransferase produces the protein MRSKLDIYFKESYGRLYEEKDKNVLEKYTYCSKDGEISYMFLKREISTDSFNEELYDITTPYGYGGPIIINYKEQSLDKLTADFNKDFEDYCKENNIVSEFIRFHPLVKNHIYFDSVYDISLNRKTIYIDLTSEEAIWDNMKLTSRNRIRKAKKNNINVEEDTSDKSISKFIELYYKTMDKNSADSMYYFDKSYFYKLINEENNSSKIFNAIYDGKTISSMLILIGDEYIHYHLGATDPEYYSMSPNNILFFEVARWGCKNGYKKFHLGGGYSGPDDSLLRFKKTLNENGEIDFYLGKKIRNQKTYDRLVEKHMQLGKLNGSYFPLYRSPVIR, from the coding sequence TTGAGGAGCAAGCTAGACATATACTTTAAAGAAAGTTATGGAAGATTATACGAGGAAAAGGACAAAAATGTTTTAGAAAAATACACATATTGTTCAAAAGACGGTGAAATATCGTATATGTTTTTAAAAAGGGAAATTAGTACTGATAGCTTTAATGAGGAGTTATATGATATAACAACACCTTATGGATATGGTGGACCTATTATTATAAATTACAAAGAACAATCCTTAGATAAATTGACTGCAGATTTTAATAAGGACTTTGAAGATTATTGTAAAGAAAACAACATAGTTTCGGAGTTTATTAGATTCCATCCATTGGTGAAGAATCATATTTATTTTGACAGTGTATATGATATTTCTTTAAATAGAAAGACAATATATATTGATTTAACTAGCGAGGAAGCAATTTGGGACAATATGAAATTAACCTCTCGAAATAGGATTCGAAAAGCTAAAAAAAACAATATAAATGTAGAAGAAGACACATCTGATAAAAGCATTTCTAAATTTATTGAATTATATTATAAAACAATGGATAAAAATTCAGCTGATTCTATGTATTATTTCGACAAATCATATTTTTACAAGCTAATAAATGAGGAGAATAATTCTTCTAAAATATTTAATGCGATTTATGACGGAAAGACAATTTCCAGTATGTTAATTCTAATTGGAGATGAATATATTCACTACCATTTAGGTGCTACAGACCCAGAGTACTATTCAATGTCACCTAATAATATTTTATTTTTTGAAGTAGCTAGGTGGGGCTGTAAAAATGGCTATAAGAAGTTTCACTTAGGTGGAGGATATAGCGGACCTGATGATAGCTTGCTTAGATTTAAGAAGACTTTAAATGAAAATGGAGAGATTGATTTTTATTTAGGGAAAAAAATACGAAACCAAAAGACATATGACAGGTTAGTAGAGAAGCATATGCAATTAGGTAAATTGAATGGAAGTTATTTTCCTTTGTACCGTTCACCAGTTATTAGGTAG
- a CDS encoding polysaccharide biosynthesis tyrosine autokinase — MEEIKLKEYFYIIWKRLWIIILITILFLAASGLVSYFVLVPEYETFTTLMLGKQNMGVISDGVIQYDDLLVNQKLASTYGEIMKSKLVSNEVIENLGLNLSTDQLGKKTNVSLVKDTGIIKIVVDDKSPELAARIVNEIAEVFKKNIANIMKIENIQIIDKAEVPIKPVRPRPILNMAIAGALGFIISITVVTFLDYIDNTIKTAADVEKYLELPVIGMIPISSKQELIANSTPKSPVSEAYRTLRTNIQFSNVDENIKSIVITSSSSNEGKSTIISNLAITVAQTDKKILLIDTDLRKPRIHEIFGISNSDGITNILSENLDYKAALISTGIGGLDILASGPIPPNPAELLGSKKMKDFLESVKDDYDMVLLDAPPVGLVTDATVLSAKCDGVMIVSAVGQSIINLAIDTKKLIQIVNGNILGVVMNKIPLKKGKYYNYHYL; from the coding sequence ATGGAAGAAATCAAGCTAAAAGAATACTTCTATATTATTTGGAAAAGGTTGTGGATTATTATACTTATAACTATATTGTTTTTAGCCGCCAGTGGCTTAGTTAGCTATTTTGTTTTAGTTCCTGAATACGAGACCTTTACTACACTTATGCTGGGCAAGCAGAATATGGGTGTTATATCAGATGGGGTTATACAGTATGATGACTTACTTGTAAATCAAAAGCTTGCATCCACATATGGAGAGATAATGAAAAGTAAATTAGTATCTAATGAAGTCATTGAAAATTTAGGATTAAACCTTAGTACAGATCAACTTGGAAAAAAAACGAATGTTTCATTAGTTAAAGATACTGGAATTATAAAAATAGTTGTAGATGATAAAAGTCCTGAGCTTGCTGCAAGAATTGTAAATGAAATTGCCGAAGTTTTTAAGAAAAATATAGCTAATATTATGAAAATAGAAAATATCCAAATTATAGACAAAGCAGAAGTACCTATAAAACCTGTAAGGCCTAGACCTATTTTAAATATGGCAATAGCTGGAGCACTTGGTTTTATCATTAGTATAACGGTGGTAACTTTTTTAGATTATATTGATAACACCATAAAAACCGCAGCAGATGTTGAAAAATATCTTGAGCTTCCTGTTATTGGGATGATACCCATAAGTTCAAAGCAAGAGCTAATTGCAAATAGTACTCCTAAATCTCCTGTATCAGAGGCTTACAGGACACTTAGAACAAACATTCAATTTTCAAACGTTGATGAAAATATTAAAAGCATAGTAATTACCAGTTCTAGCTCTAATGAAGGTAAGAGTACAATTATTTCTAATCTAGCTATTACAGTGGCACAGACAGATAAAAAAATACTTTTAATAGATACAGACCTTAGGAAGCCAAGAATACATGAGATTTTTGGAATATCTAATTCTGATGGCATTACTAATATCCTCTCAGAAAATCTTGATTATAAGGCTGCTTTGATATCTACAGGGATAGGTGGTTTAGACATACTGGCCTCAGGACCTATTCCTCCAAATCCTGCAGAGCTTCTAGGCTCAAAAAAAATGAAGGATTTTTTAGAAAGTGTAAAAGATGACTATGATATGGTCTTATTAGATGCTCCGCCAGTGGGATTAGTGACAGATGCTACCGTGCTATCTGCTAAATGTGACGGTGTCATGATAGTTAGCGCTGTAGGTCAATCTATCATTAATTTAGCAATAGACACTAAAAAGTTAATTCAAATAGTAAATGGAAATATACTAGGTGTTGTGATGAACAAAATACCCTTAAAAAAGGGCAAATATTACAATTATCATTATCTGTAG
- a CDS encoding LegC family aminotransferase, producing the protein MRDSRMIPLSVPNLSMDILDNIKETIETGWVSTGGRFIKEFEEKLAEYVGVKRAVSCQSGTAGLHLALRVLDIGEGDEVIVPTLTFIATVNPVKYLNAEPIFMDCDDTLNMDMNKLEEFLENQCTYADGKVVNKKTGKQIKAIILVHVFGNPVDMEKLMTIKEKYNLRIIEDSAEALGSYYLEGKYAGKHCGTIGDIGVYSFNANKIITTGGGGMVVSNHQELLDEIEFLSVQAKTDSLHFIHDDIGYNYRMTNIQAAYGSAQIDRLEGFVETKIRNYNLYKEEIEGIEGLTLLHFREDTRANHWFYSVMVDKERYGIDRDELLRRLIDSNIQTRPLWRLIHKQKPYLDNESYRIEKALIFEENLINIPCSTNLEVEDIEVVIEALKGNKKTVMRGD; encoded by the coding sequence ATGAGAGATTCTAGAATGATACCACTATCAGTTCCAAATTTATCGATGGATATATTGGATAATATAAAAGAAACAATAGAGACTGGTTGGGTATCAACTGGTGGGAGATTTATAAAGGAATTTGAAGAAAAGCTTGCAGAATATGTTGGTGTGAAAAGAGCAGTATCTTGTCAAAGTGGCACTGCAGGCCTTCATCTGGCATTAAGAGTATTAGACATTGGGGAGGGAGATGAAGTTATAGTGCCTACTCTTACATTTATAGCAACAGTAAATCCAGTAAAATACTTAAATGCAGAGCCAATATTTATGGATTGCGACGATACCTTGAATATGGATATGAACAAGCTAGAAGAATTTTTAGAAAATCAGTGTACTTATGCAGATGGAAAAGTAGTCAATAAGAAAACAGGTAAACAGATAAAGGCTATAATTTTAGTTCATGTATTTGGCAACCCAGTGGATATGGAAAAGTTGATGACCATTAAAGAAAAATATAACCTGAGGATAATTGAAGATTCTGCTGAAGCATTAGGTTCCTATTATCTAGAGGGGAAATATGCAGGAAAACATTGTGGCACCATTGGAGACATTGGGGTGTATTCCTTTAATGCTAATAAGATAATCACTACAGGTGGCGGAGGAATGGTAGTATCCAATCATCAGGAGCTGCTGGATGAAATAGAATTTTTAAGTGTTCAGGCTAAAACAGATTCGCTGCATTTCATACATGATGACATAGGCTATAACTACCGTATGACTAACATTCAAGCAGCCTATGGGTCTGCTCAGATAGATAGACTAGAGGGCTTTGTTGAGACAAAGATTAGAAATTACAATTTATATAAGGAAGAGATAGAAGGAATAGAAGGATTGACATTATTGCATTTTAGAGAAGATACAAGGGCAAATCACTGGTTTTATTCAGTCATGGTAGACAAAGAAAGGTATGGTATAGATAGGGATGAATTATTACGAAGGCTAATTGACAGTAATATTCAGACTAGGCCTTTATGGAGATTGATACACAAACAGAAGCCTTATTTGGATAATGAAAGCTATAGAATAGAAAAAGCTCTTATTTTTGAAGAAAACCTTATAAATATACCATGCAGCACTAATCTTGAGGTAGAAGATATTGAAGTAGTTATTGAAGCTTTAAAAGGCAATAAAAAAACTGTTATGCGAGGAGATTAG
- a CDS encoding glycosyltransferase family A protein → MKIEVLVSTMHQGDLSIADKMNIKGNAIIINQCDTNSYIERKEDNRYIRMYSFDERGVGKSRNNALMRSDADVCVMADDDIVYVGNYEELIIKGFEKNPKADMIMFNAPNTDKSKYRLKVKKSGRIRFYNYFKFGTINIAFKREKILKSNIFFSLLFGGGARYSSGEDSLFIADCLKNGVKIYGDTSKIAEIHQNRDSTWFTGFNEKYFFDRGALFGALSRKLSWVLILQFAVRKHSMYKNELSFREALKYMWRGLKHYRTQ, encoded by the coding sequence ATGAAGATTGAAGTATTAGTTTCCACTATGCATCAGGGGGATCTCTCAATAGCTGATAAAATGAACATCAAGGGAAATGCCATTATTATAAATCAGTGTGATACTAACAGCTATATTGAAAGGAAAGAGGACAACAGATATATTAGAATGTATTCATTTGATGAACGTGGAGTAGGAAAAAGCAGAAATAATGCTTTAATGAGGTCAGATGCTGATGTATGTGTAATGGCAGATGATGATATTGTTTACGTAGGTAATTATGAAGAGCTTATTATTAAAGGATTTGAGAAAAATCCAAAAGCAGATATGATAATGTTTAATGCTCCAAACACTGATAAAAGCAAATATAGATTAAAGGTAAAAAAGTCAGGTCGCATAAGATTTTATAATTATTTTAAATTCGGAACAATTAACATTGCTTTCAAAAGAGAAAAGATATTGAAATCAAATATCTTTTTTTCTCTCTTATTTGGAGGAGGAGCAAGATATAGCAGTGGAGAGGATAGCTTGTTTATTGCTGATTGTCTAAAAAATGGGGTCAAAATATATGGTGATACATCTAAAATTGCAGAAATACATCAAAACAGGGATTCAACATGGTTTACAGGCTTCAATGAAAAATATTTCTTTGATAGAGGTGCTCTCTTTGGAGCTCTTTCTAGAAAATTATCCTGGGTTTTAATTCTTCAATTTGCAGTAAGGAAGCACTCTATGTATAAAAATGAATTATCTTTTAGAGAGGCTTTGAAATACATGTGGAGAGGATTAAAGCATTATAGAACTCAATAA
- a CDS encoding glycosyltransferase family 4 protein, whose protein sequence is MKRIWIVAPFADIDIVGVRDRFQYLANRLNIEGMEVILFTNDFSHMKKQHIDIQVSKEYPYRVEIIHEAGYKKNVSMKRIISHIEFACNIKKLIKRMPKPDVIYSAYPTMSAAHAVGRYARKNKIPFIIDIQDTWPESISSAIDTEKLLVKLLMWPFTKLANRIYKMADGVIGVSKTYAERANVKGTRCKVFIPVYIGAELEKFDAVLSKEEKINKNEQDIWVTYIGTLSHSYDIDTAIKAFAQLKKCKNIKLNILGTGPDDIRLIKLARELGVYDKNVYFYGFIKYEKMIHILKKSDIALNAIRGSAKQTITNKLSDYVSSGLPILNSCQEKEVLDLINNKEIGINYVPEDINSLRDSILKMISCKETMKKYSRNSRLLAEKCFDRKVSYNAIVDLVKEISAKDNQSCEV, encoded by the coding sequence ATGAAAAGGATATGGATAGTAGCACCATTTGCTGATATAGACATAGTGGGAGTGAGGGACAGATTTCAATATTTAGCTAATAGATTAAATATTGAAGGCATGGAAGTTATTCTTTTTACTAATGATTTTAGTCATATGAAAAAACAGCATATAGATATTCAAGTTTCTAAGGAATATCCTTATAGAGTAGAAATAATACATGAAGCTGGATATAAAAAAAATGTTTCAATGAAAAGAATCATTAGTCATATAGAATTTGCATGTAATATAAAAAAGCTTATAAAAAGAATGCCAAAGCCAGATGTAATATACTCAGCATATCCTACGATGAGTGCTGCACATGCTGTGGGTAGATATGCCAGAAAAAACAAAATACCTTTCATTATAGATATACAGGACACATGGCCAGAATCCATATCATCAGCTATTGATACGGAAAAGCTTTTAGTAAAATTACTAATGTGGCCTTTTACTAAGCTTGCTAATAGGATTTATAAAATGGCAGATGGCGTAATTGGTGTGTCTAAAACATATGCAGAGAGGGCAAATGTAAAAGGAACTAGGTGTAAGGTATTCATACCAGTCTATATTGGGGCAGAGCTTGAAAAGTTTGATGCTGTTCTTTCTAAGGAAGAGAAAATTAATAAAAATGAACAAGACATTTGGGTTACTTATATAGGGACATTAAGCCATAGCTATGATATAGATACTGCTATTAAAGCCTTTGCTCAGCTAAAGAAATGCAAAAATATTAAATTAAATATTTTAGGCACTGGTCCTGATGATATAAGGCTAATCAAATTAGCAAGGGAATTAGGTGTATATGACAAAAATGTGTATTTTTATGGGTTTATCAAATACGAAAAAATGATTCACATTTTGAAAAAATCTGATATTGCACTAAATGCTATAAGAGGAAGTGCAAAGCAGACAATAACAAATAAGTTAAGCGATTATGTATCATCTGGACTTCCTATTCTAAATTCATGTCAAGAAAAAGAAGTTTTAGATTTAATAAATAATAAGGAAATAGGTATCAATTATGTTCCTGAAGACATCAATTCATTGAGGGATTCTATTTTAAAGATGATAAGCTGCAAAGAAACAATGAAAAAATATTCACGGAATTCACGATTGCTTGCAGAGAAGTGCTTTGACAGGAAAGTAAGCTATAATGCCATAGTAGATTTAGTTAAAGAAATAAGTGCTAAAGACAATCAATCATGTGAGGTGTGA